A genome region from Vanessa cardui chromosome 24, ilVanCard2.1, whole genome shotgun sequence includes the following:
- the LOC124540052 gene encoding EKC/KEOPS complex subunit TP53RK, whose product MKEDYKILKQGAEAKLYICNYLGKPTLIKERFKKNYRHPDLDLTITKERIKNEARSIVRCKTAGIRTPTLYLVDFERRRIYMEHFQNSITVKDFIINFSKLNISKDVTPNSLDVYACKIGQTVRKLHDNNIIHGDLTTSNMLLVEKTLSNVVDDSKWLHHDNVEIVMIDFGLSFIDSSTEDKGVDLYVLERALISTHNDYPDLFNKIFDAYKSFSKNNIKEIIAKYEDVRARGRKRTMVG is encoded by the coding sequence atgaaGGAagactataaaatattgaaacaaggAGCCGAAGCGAAGTTGTATATCTGTAACTATCTGGGAAAGCCTACGCTTATTAAGGAGAGATTCAAGAAGAACTATCGACACCCAGACCTAGACCTCACTATAACCAAAGAGAGGATAAAAAATGAAGCAAGATCGATTGTACGATGTAAAACGGCAGGAATAAGGACACCAACGTTATATCTCGTGGATTTCGAACGTAGACGCATATATATGGAACATTTCCAAAACAGTATAACtgttaaagattttataataaatttttctaaattaaatattagcaaAGATGTTACACCAAACAGCTTAGATGTATATGCTTGTAAAATCGGTCAGACGGTCAGAAAATTGCAcgacaataatattatacatgggGATTTGACTACTTCTAACATGTTACTCGTAGAAAAAACTCTCAGTAATGTAGTTGATGACTCAAAATGGCTACATCATGACAATGTTGAAATAGTTATGATAGACTTTGGATTGTCATTTATCGATTCAAGTACTGAAGATAAAGGGGTTGATTTATATGTGCTGGAACGAGCTCTTATTAGTACTCATAATGATTATCcagatttattcaataaaatatttgatgcaTATAAGAGTTTCAGTAAGAATAACATTAAAGAAATTATAGCTAAGTATGAGGATGTTAGGGCTAGAGGTAGAAAGAGAACTATGgttggttaa